The Neurospora crassa OR74A linkage group I, whole genome shotgun sequence genome segment TCCAGCCCCTCTCATGGAAATCAATCGAAAGCTCTAGAGTGTGGCTGACAGATATGGGGGCCAGTAATGAGCTACTTCCTCGTCCCGCTCCTGCAGGGTTGCGAAGAGGGCGTGCGAGGTGAGAGGTGACCAGGTTCCCCACACTCATCCCAAAGTACCTCTTTATCACTCATTGAGAGGATCTAGCCTCAGGAGATGCAGATGGAAATTCGGTTGACCTTGGAGGACCCTGTCGATCGTGGCTGGTGCGCTCCAATGTGACAGTGACCAATGCCCAACTTTCAACTTTTATTTTAACCGCACGCAATCATGCAAAACATGGTGCATATGTACCTTTGATAAAACTGTAAAAACGCACACCATCTTTACACTAGGCattttatcttctttttaCAAGGCAGCATGCATGTCCTCTGATtgggttgttggtgatgttgtctCGTCTGGATCCGAGTTGGCGTCCGCTCGAAACCCTGCAGGCGTTCCGCTTCCCAACAACCCCCACTAACATCTTGAGGTCGCCTTTTGCCCCTCGGTTTTTCAACCCCCTTCAACCACTCGTCGCGGGGCAGCTTCTCATAAGGGTTTACCTTTCATCTAGAGAATTCCAGGTGAAGCAAGCGAGAATGACGTGCGCTGCTGCTTTGCTTATCGATCACCAAAAAGACTCGGAGCGTCTATCTGTGGTTCAAGAGGAGATACTCGGGATCAAATCATTAAGATCCATGAATTATATAGCCTCAGCATCTGTGCCTTACCGAGGTGTCCTAGCTCAGATGCCTTTCTCttttgtctctctctctctctctttcttttttctttttttctttttttcttttttttttttcaaatgCCTACAGTACACCGGTTCAATGGCAGTTTGATATGAAACTAAATGGTTACCCTCGCAAACAGCACCTTATCGCACTGAGTGACATCTCGGAAGTGGGGGGTCTGCTACAAAGGCTAGATAGGTATACACCAATACCACGGAGATACCAGGGAGATAAGGTGTCTTAGGTCACATATTCAATCAGCCTGATGTTCATCAAACGTGGAAAATGGGAACTTGGCGAGTTGAAGTCGAGTGACAACATCACGGTGGTACTTCTGGAAAAGTTATCTCTTCCAGACcatagctacctaccttctGCACTCCAAAGTTCTCTCAGCCCTCTTACATAGCATACCTCTTATTTGACCTCCCTAAATTCCTCCATCATGGATGATGCTGCCGGTCTAGCCATTGCCTTCAAGGAGGCTAAGAAATCATATGAACAAGGAGGAATTCCTGTATGTCTTCTTGATATTCTCTTCTACCGGGTACCTACCAATCTCCCTCggaatagtatatataaatcacAGAAAGAGATTCTTACAAAGAAAACTCCTACCGAGTTTCGACACGATCAAGCCTACCCTTAGGTTCCCCGACACATGGCCTTACATACCTAGCCTTGCTAATGATCCCAAACCAACCCATACCCCCAAACAGATCGGAGCAGCACTCATCTCCAGCACCGGCATCGTTCTCGGCCGCGGCCATAACCAGCGCGTTCAGCTTGATTCACCTATTCATCATGTACGTACGTACGTCCCTGGCGTCATTTCATACATACTTCATCATCCCCTCCTCGGCGTGAACCATAGTATACAAATCAATCCAaccccaaccaaccaaccacctAAACTAAACACAGGGCGAAACCGCAACCCTTTTAAACGCTGGCCGCCTCCCCGCTTCCACCTACGCAAACTCAACAATGTACACCACCCTTTCCCCCTGCGACATGTGCACAGGGGCGATTCTGCTTTACAAGATCAGGAGGGTAGTGATAGGAGAGAATAGCACGTTCAAGGCAGCAGGGGAAGACTATCTGCGCCAGAGAGGggtcgaggtggtggttATGGATGATCAAGAGTGTAGGACATTGATGGAACGGTTCGTGAGGGAGAGCCCGGGGGTTTGGTGGGAGGATATTGGTGTtgtgggggaggagaagagggaggaagggagatGACCATGTTTTGTGAATGAATGATTCTGGTGCTGTAAGAGACAGAAGGGGAGGGGCTCTGTTACGGAGCGTCTGAACAGATAGAAGGCGTGCTGGAATATGATTGAGAAGGCTGATCAACTAACTGCACTGCATCTGTTCCTTCTAACTCTACTGTAGCtgcttaattaaatatcctCCGCTCATGCCACACACCAAAGTGAAGTAAAAATGTCACTAAAGTCAGCAATAACAAGCTAAGTACGGTAATCATCCTATCGTCTCCTATCCGACCATGCTATGTAAACAAAGTGCAAGCAAAGGAAAAGTAGTCCAGTCCGGGacagtccagtccagcccCAGTTCCTTTCACCCCTTACGTCCCTCCCTGCACTTCAGCAAAACTCGACCCGAACTTATGCAGATAATACATTTACAAGTACGTATTGGATGGCTTTCCCGAAACTCCACAGCAAATACAAATCGGTATCTTTGACGCCATTTCTAAACCCTTATATCAacatcttttttctttttttgtcttccactctcctttcctttttagTCTCCAATTGCGACTTGGAAGAGAGGTTCGATTGATGTCTTGCAAACAATCGAGATGGCTTATGGCCGccgatcttcttctcttatTCGAGCGATTAAGAACCCCTTCCTTTCTCTCCACGAATTCGTATAAAGTCGTTTGTCACCTTCGTCCCTGGTCTTCATCTTATACGATAACACGTCATGGAAGATTGCACACCCAACTCCAAGAACGTCCTAGTGGAGGAGATTACGAAGCGACGGACTAGAGCTCGCGCCAGTCTTCATGTCTTTTGGCTTGTTATCCCTCGGTGGCGGTGGCAGACCTGATACCTGCTGGTAAGAAGAGGTGTGATGCAGAGGAGGCGGCTGGTTTTGCTGCGCAGTATGGCTGTTCCAATGCCTTAGAAAGGATaggggttggtgttgctcTGCGGCAGCAGGCTGAGGTGGGAGCCCAGTAACGTGGTGTGGAGGCAACGCGTGGTTCAACATGCTATGGGGTCGTAAGTCTGTTCGTAAATCCGTAGGCGGTCGCAGATCGGGTGGTCCTCCGTGGCTATGGAGAGAGCCTCCTGATAGATAGGAGCCGCCGCTCGGAGTGGTGGGCTGGCCGCTCACCCGGCGAGGCGAAAGTGGCAAACCATCCATCCTTGCATAGGGAGATGGATGTGCTATATGCCCATTATGCCCATTATGCCCGttttggggaggaggaggcgggggtTGAGCGTGTGTTAGGTTCGCAATCGAGAGCGAGGGTGACGGCCGTAGATGGTTGGGTGGTGCCAATGAAGACATGCTGTTcaacggtggtggtgaaggacCAGTGCCGTTCAACTGTCGTGCTGGATGCAACGGTGGTGGATGACCTGATGGCTGACGGTGCCAGTCGTCGTAAGGTCTCG includes the following:
- a CDS encoding cytosine deaminase, variant 2, translated to MDDAAGLAIAFKEAKKSYEQGGIPGETATLLNAGRLPASTYANSTMYTTLSPCDMCTGAILLYKIRRVVIGENSTFKAAGEDYLRQRGVEVVVMDDQECRTLMERFVRESPGVWWEDIGVVGEEKREEGR
- a CDS encoding cytosine deaminase; the protein is MDDAAGLAIAFKEAKKSYEQGGIPIGAALISSTGIVLGRGHNQRVQLDSPIHHGETATLLNAGRLPASTYANSTMYTTLSPCDMCTGAILLYKIRRVVIGENSTFKAAGEDYLRQRGVEVVVMDDQECRTLMERFVRESPGVWWEDIGVVGEEKREEGR
- a CDS encoding cytosine deaminase, variant 1 translates to MNKEEFLSEQHSSPAPASFSAAAITSAFSLIHLFIMYGETATLLNAGRLPASTYANSTMYTTLSPCDMCTGAILLYKIRRVVIGENSTFKAAGEDYLRQRGVEVVVMDDQECRTLMERFVRESPGVWWEDIGVVGEEKREEGR